A stretch of DNA from Chrysiogenes arsenatis DSM 11915:
GCTGACATCTCCATTTATGCTTGCCTCGGAGGTGGATTATGAGTCGAGTAGCTGACGCTTTGCTGGTGCAGCACAATCTCAAAGCTCTCAATCTCACCAATATGGCTCGCAACATCGAACAGCAGTTGCGTCAGGCCAGAGACGGCGGAATCGATTATGGCCAATTTCTGTTGGAACTAACGGAGTTGGAATTACGCATCCGCTCCGAAAACAACGAGAAACGACGAATTAAAGAGGCGAAATTCCCTCTGCTCAAGACACTGGAAAATTTCGACTTTGAAGCTGTACCCGAACTCGACAAGCGTCTAATGCGAGATCTGGCCGTGGGAGACTACCTTAATGAATGCCGCAACGTGATCCTGATGGGTAAAAGCGGTGCAGGCAAAACGCACCTAGCAACCGCTCTCGGTATCGAGGCTTGCCGTCAAAGCAAGCGAGTACGCTTCGTTACCGGCTACACTCTTGCTAATGATCTTGTGGAAGCCCGCACCGAGAGAGATTTAAATCGCCTACTCGGTAAATATACCCGGCTTGACCTGCTCATTC
This window harbors:
- the istB gene encoding IS21-like element helper ATPase IstB, which gives rise to MSRVADALLVQHNLKALNLTNMARNIEQQLRQARDGGIDYGQFLLELTELELRIRSENNEKRRIKEAKFPLLKTLENFDFEAVPELDKRLMRDLAVGDYLNECRNVILMGKSGAGKTHLATALGIEACRQSKRVRFVTGYTLANDLVEARTERDLNRLLGKYTRLDLLILDELGYVPFSKEGAELLFQILAERHERGSVIITTNLGFADWTQIFGDHNMTAALLDRLTHRAHIIECTWDSYRLKQSLKGGKKKTL